A window from Candidatus Dadabacteria bacterium encodes these proteins:
- a CDS encoding glutamate--tRNA ligase, whose amino-acid sequence MADNRTRGLLLPGPPQVRGQILSQLSWEEANIFSWQLLYNPLARTPKPFAGISFFAASACKIVSVKIVTRFAPSPTGALHVGAARTAIFNWLFSASRGGDFLLRIEDTDRARSEEKFERQIIESLKWLGLEWQGEIVRQSERLDTYGRLAERLIDEDKAYRCYVTAEELGRRREGAREKGEVFRYRREWSQLGAAPGKPYAVRLSVPPGEKISVEDLVRGGIVFDSSEIEDFVILKADGFPTYNFAAAVDDAQMDISHVIRGDDHIINAPRQILIAEALGFSKPKLAHVPMILGADGKKLSKRHGAESVTEYRLRGYLPEAVLNYLVRLGWSFGHQEIFTVQELIEKFSLKGIGKSPSVFDPQKFLWLNGKYLRDLPEESISEKIVSLIAQKGLPQPPSERLCKIVAQMRERSETLNAIVDQSLYFFTDDFEYDEKAAEKFLVERNGEILTLLAEELSNVEDFSHDNIHGGFERVMQRTGLGLGKIAQPARVALTGSTKSPGIFDVIEILGKDTVALRLARAIDFISSPIA is encoded by the coding sequence GTGGCGGATAATCGCACTCGTGGGTTACTGCTACCAGGTCCTCCTCAAGTCCGAGGGCAAATACTATCTCAGTTGAGCTGGGAAGAAGCGAACATATTCTCATGGCAGTTATTATACAATCCACTGGCAAGGACCCCCAAGCCCTTCGCCGGCATTTCTTTTTTTGCTGCTTCGGCGTGTAAAATAGTATCCGTGAAGATCGTAACAAGATTCGCTCCCAGCCCCACCGGCGCTCTTCATGTGGGAGCGGCCCGCACCGCTATTTTCAACTGGCTTTTCTCCGCGAGTCGCGGAGGAGATTTCCTGCTCAGAATCGAGGATACCGACCGCGCCCGCTCCGAGGAGAAATTCGAACGGCAGATTATCGAATCTCTTAAGTGGCTCGGGCTTGAGTGGCAGGGGGAAATTGTCCGGCAGTCAGAGCGGCTCGATACTTACGGTCGGCTGGCCGAGCGGCTTATTGACGAGGACAAGGCTTACAGATGCTACGTTACTGCCGAGGAGCTTGGGAGGAGAAGGGAGGGGGCCAGGGAGAAAGGTGAGGTCTTCAGGTACAGAAGAGAATGGTCGCAGCTCGGCGCGGCTCCTGGAAAACCCTACGCCGTAAGGCTTTCTGTGCCCCCCGGAGAGAAGATTTCCGTTGAGGACCTTGTCCGCGGCGGGATAGTTTTTGACTCTTCTGAAATAGAAGACTTCGTGATACTGAAAGCCGACGGATTTCCGACCTATAACTTCGCCGCGGCGGTTGATGATGCGCAGATGGATATATCTCACGTCATAAGGGGCGATGACCACATAATAAACGCCCCGAGACAAATACTGATAGCCGAGGCACTTGGCTTCTCAAAGCCGAAGCTTGCCCATGTTCCGATGATACTCGGTGCGGACGGGAAAAAACTCTCAAAGCGCCATGGTGCGGAATCCGTTACGGAGTACCGACTGCGCGGATATCTTCCGGAGGCGGTGCTTAATTATCTTGTGAGGCTGGGTTGGTCTTTCGGGCACCAGGAGATCTTCACAGTGCAGGAGCTTATTGAAAAATTCAGCCTGAAAGGCATCGGAAAATCTCCCTCGGTGTTTGACCCTCAGAAATTTCTTTGGCTTAACGGGAAATACTTAAGGGACCTGCCCGAGGAGAGCATATCAGAGAAAATAGTTTCTCTTATCGCGCAAAAGGGACTTCCCCAGCCGCCTTCCGAACGGCTTTGTAAAATAGTCGCGCAGATGCGGGAGCGCTCAGAGACTCTTAACGCAATAGTGGATCAGTCCCTTTACTTTTTCACCGACGATTTCGAGTACGACGAAAAGGCGGCGGAGAAGTTTCTGGTGGAGAGAAACGGCGAGATTTTAACGCTTCTGGCCGAGGAACTCTCCAACGTGGAGGATTTTTCCCATGATAATATTCATGGGGGTTTCGAGCGCGTGATGCAGCGAACGGGCCTCGGGCTCGGGAAAATAGCTCAGCCCGCCAGGGTTGCGCTTACCGGTTCTACGAAGAGTCCCGGGATTTTTGATGTTATCGAGATACTGGGCAAAGACACCGTAGCGCTGCGCCTCGCGAGGGCAATTGACTTTATAAGCTCCCCCATCGCCTGA
- a CDS encoding dephospho-CoA kinase, which translates to MKIYGLTGNIGSGKSTVAGMLREFGAFTVDADEVAREIVRPGEPALLEIVDCFGREVLCADGTLDRGALAEIVFANEEDRKRLNGITHPRILERIKEKMSARSSEPIVFVEASLIDRGGGGLDELIDGLVVVTCPEELRERRVAIRDGMSPEEIRRRMHSQMSEEEKTSQADFLIKNSSGMESLRAQVHALFEILCAGEP; encoded by the coding sequence ATGAAAATATACGGACTTACAGGAAATATAGGTTCGGGAAAATCGACTGTGGCGGGGATGCTGCGCGAGTTCGGGGCGTTCACCGTGGATGCAGACGAGGTGGCGAGGGAAATCGTGCGGCCTGGGGAGCCCGCGCTTTTGGAAATCGTCGACTGTTTCGGCCGGGAGGTTCTCTGCGCGGACGGGACGCTTGACCGTGGCGCCCTTGCCGAAATAGTGTTTGCAAACGAGGAGGACCGCAAGCGGCTTAACGGGATAACCCATCCGAGGATTCTTGAGCGGATAAAGGAGAAGATGTCCGCCCGAAGTAGCGAACCGATTGTGTTTGTTGAGGCGTCGCTTATAGATCGCGGGGGCGGTGGTCTTGATGAATTGATCGACGGTCTGGTGGTAGTTACGTGTCCCGAAGAATTGAGGGAACGCAGGGTGGCTATCCGTGACGGCATGTCGCCTGAGGAAATCCGCCGCCGCATGCACTCCCAGATGTCAGAAGAGGAAAAAACTTCTCAGGCCGATTTTCTCATAAAGAACTCCTCCGGCATGGAGAGTCTGCGCGCCCAGGTCCATGCTCTGTTCGAGATTCTTTGCGCTGGGGAACCTTGA
- a CDS encoding acyl-CoA carboxylase subunit beta → MKEKVRILEDKEKEANLGGGEARIKRQHDSGKHTARERITELLDRDTFVELDKFVLHDCTDFGMEKRRILGDGVVTGYGKIEGRQVFVYAQDFTVFGGSLGLEQGKKICKIMDLALSTGAPIIGLNDSGGARIQEGVKSLGAYGEIFLRNVISSGVIPQISAIMGPCAGGAVYSPVMNDFTIMSKNTSYMFVTGPDVIKTVTHEEVSSEELGGAMVHNSVSGVAHFASEDDEDSIEIIKELLGFLPSNNMEDPPVIPCDDPADRKETSLRGLIPDNPNKPYDILDVIRPIVDHSYFFEVQEHYAKNIVVGFARMNGQPVGVVGNQPKVLAGCLDIDASVKAARFVRFCDAFNIPLLTFVDVPGFLPGTSQEWGGIIRHGAKLLYAYCEATVPRITVITRKAYGGAYDVMSSKHIRGDVNLAYPTAEIAVMGPDGAVNIISRGEIAAADDPDTERIRLIEEYKKNFANPYRAASLGYIDEVIKPEDTRPRVIAALEMLNGKRQTLPPKKHGNIPL, encoded by the coding sequence ATGAAAGAAAAAGTCAGAATTCTTGAAGATAAGGAAAAAGAGGCAAATCTGGGCGGCGGGGAAGCCAGAATCAAAAGACAGCATGATTCCGGCAAGCACACAGCCCGCGAACGAATAACCGAGCTTCTTGACAGAGATACCTTCGTTGAACTTGACAAGTTTGTCCTGCACGACTGCACGGACTTCGGCATGGAGAAAAGGAGAATCCTCGGCGACGGCGTGGTTACGGGCTACGGAAAGATTGAAGGACGCCAGGTGTTTGTCTACGCTCAGGACTTTACGGTTTTCGGCGGTTCCCTAGGTCTTGAGCAGGGAAAGAAGATATGCAAAATAATGGATCTGGCGCTTTCAACCGGGGCGCCGATCATTGGGCTTAATGATTCCGGCGGGGCAAGAATCCAGGAAGGGGTGAAGAGTCTAGGAGCGTACGGAGAGATATTTCTTCGGAACGTGATCTCCTCGGGAGTCATACCTCAGATATCCGCGATCATGGGTCCGTGCGCCGGGGGAGCGGTTTATTCCCCGGTAATGAACGATTTTACGATCATGTCGAAAAACACAAGCTATATGTTTGTTACAGGTCCCGACGTGATCAAGACCGTTACCCATGAAGAGGTATCCTCAGAAGAACTCGGCGGCGCCATGGTTCACAATTCCGTAAGCGGCGTCGCGCATTTTGCCTCGGAGGATGACGAGGACTCAATAGAGATAATAAAGGAACTCCTGGGTTTTCTCCCCTCAAACAACATGGAGGATCCTCCGGTGATTCCCTGCGATGACCCCGCGGACAGAAAAGAGACGAGCCTTCGCGGGCTTATCCCCGATAATCCCAACAAGCCTTATGACATACTGGATGTGATTCGGCCCATAGTTGATCATTCGTATTTCTTCGAGGTCCAGGAACACTACGCAAAGAACATAGTGGTAGGGTTTGCTAGGATGAACGGACAGCCGGTCGGTGTGGTTGGAAACCAGCCCAAAGTGCTTGCGGGATGCCTTGACATAGACGCTTCGGTTAAGGCTGCCAGATTTGTAAGGTTCTGCGATGCCTTCAATATCCCTCTCCTTACTTTTGTCGACGTGCCGGGTTTTCTCCCGGGAACCTCGCAGGAATGGGGAGGAATCATAAGGCACGGCGCGAAACTGCTTTACGCCTACTGCGAGGCAACGGTTCCGAGAATTACCGTGATAACCAGAAAAGCCTACGGAGGTGCTTACGACGTCATGTCCTCGAAACATATAAGAGGAGACGTCAATCTTGCCTATCCCACCGCGGAAATCGCGGTCATGGGACCTGACGGGGCCGTGAACATAATTTCCCGGGGGGAGATAGCCGCTGCGGATGACCCGGACACAGAGAGAATCAGGCTCATTGAGGAGTACAAAAAGAATTTCGCGAATCCTTACCGCGCTGCGAGCTTGGGTTACATAGACGAGGTCATAAAACCCGAGGACACGAGACCGAGAGTGATAGCGGCGCTTGAGATGCTGAACGGAAAAAGACAGACGCTTCCGCCGAAAAAGCATGGGAACATTCCCCTCTGA